Proteins from one Paracoccus aminovorans genomic window:
- a CDS encoding amino acid permease, with amino-acid sequence MTMIALGGVIGAGLFVGSGVLIQSAGPAAVISFLITGVLVVLVMRMLGEMAVAMPAVGSFYEYARLAWGNNSAVGEMAGFLTGWMYWYFWVIVVALEAVAGAQLIQFWLPDLPSWVISLVLIVLLTATNLFSVKSFGEFEFWFASIKVAAIVVFLFLGVLYVMGLWPAVTPGLSNLTAHGGFAPNGIAPILTGAVAATGFYFGAEIVTIAAAECAEPEKAVARATNSVITRVLVFYVGSVLLVVAIVPWNSAGVATPYVSALEAMGVPGVAQIMNAVVLTAVLSALNSGLYASSRMLFALTKRGDAPKALAKLSKNGVPVRAILFGTLFGYASVVMSYISPDKVFAFLVNSYGTVAIFVYVLIAISQLRLRARLEREAPERLLVRMWCYPYLTYVAIFGMISIVVAMAFIPEQRTPLALGVVSLLVLMVAYAARLRWGSRPQIASIAEEPRHYSEM; translated from the coding sequence ATGACGATGATCGCGCTTGGCGGGGTCATCGGGGCGGGGCTCTTTGTCGGCAGCGGGGTGCTGATCCAGTCCGCGGGTCCCGCGGCGGTGATCTCGTTTCTGATCACGGGGGTGCTCGTCGTCCTGGTGATGCGCATGCTGGGGGAAATGGCCGTCGCCATGCCCGCGGTGGGATCATTCTACGAATACGCCCGCCTCGCTTGGGGCAACAACAGTGCCGTGGGAGAGATGGCCGGCTTCCTGACGGGCTGGATGTATTGGTATTTCTGGGTGATCGTCGTGGCGCTGGAGGCGGTCGCCGGGGCGCAACTGATCCAGTTCTGGCTTCCCGACCTGCCCTCGTGGGTCATCAGCCTGGTGCTGATCGTCCTTCTGACCGCCACGAACCTGTTCTCGGTGAAGTCCTTCGGCGAATTCGAGTTCTGGTTCGCCTCGATCAAGGTGGCGGCGATCGTCGTGTTCCTGTTCCTGGGCGTCCTTTACGTCATGGGCCTGTGGCCGGCGGTCACGCCGGGGCTGAGCAACCTGACCGCGCATGGCGGCTTCGCCCCGAACGGCATCGCGCCGATCCTGACCGGAGCCGTGGCGGCGACGGGCTTCTACTTCGGGGCCGAGATCGTCACCATCGCCGCCGCCGAATGCGCCGAGCCGGAAAAGGCCGTGGCCCGGGCCACCAACTCGGTCATCACCCGGGTGCTGGTGTTCTATGTCGGCTCGGTGCTGCTGGTCGTGGCCATCGTGCCGTGGAACTCGGCCGGGGTCGCCACCCCCTATGTCAGCGCGCTGGAGGCGATGGGCGTGCCCGGCGTGGCGCAGATCATGAACGCGGTCGTGCTGACGGCGGTGCTGTCGGCGCTGAACTCGGGGCTCTACGCCTCGTCGCGGATGCTGTTCGCGCTGACCAAGCGCGGCGACGCGCCCAAGGCGCTGGCCAAGCTCAGCAAGAACGGCGTGCCGGTGCGCGCCATCCTGTTCGGGACGCTGTTCGGCTATGCCTCGGTCGTGATGTCCTATATCTCGCCGGACAAGGTCTTCGCCTTCCTGGTGAACTCCTACGGGACCGTGGCGATCTTCGTCTATGTCCTGATCGCGATTTCGCAGTTGCGGCTGCGCGCGCGCCTGGAGCGCGAGGCGCCCGAGCGGCTGCTGGTGCGGATGTGGTGCTATCCCTATCTGACCTATGTGGCGATCTTCGGGATGATCAGCATCGTCGTCGCCATGGCCTTCATCCCCGAGCAGCGCACGCCGCTGGCCCTGGGCGTGGTCAGCCTGCTGGTGCTGATGGTGGCCTATGCGGCCAGGCTGCGCTGGGGGTCGCGGCCGCAGATCGCCAGCATCGCCGAAGAGCCCCGGCATTACAGCGAGATGTAG
- the pta gene encoding phosphate acetyltransferase, which yields MDPLHRIYQAAKRLDRHIVLPEGRDPRVAEAAARLAAEGLARITLMDGPDLPGVTALAPAEAPDLPQLAEKWHQIRAAKGMTAGRALEEMRDPIRQAAMRVRLGQADGTVGGAVATTADTVRAALQVIGKAPKAGIVSSFFLMLPGREDAPVRDGLIFSDCGLVIQPDAAELSAIALSAAESCRRILGEVPRVALLSFSTAGSADHPSLGRIREAVSLIRAAAPDLEVDGEMQFDAALDLEIRAKKAPASPLTGRANVYVFPDLAAGNIGYKIAQRLGGWKAIGPILQGLAKPANDLSRGCSVQDIVDAAAITAIQAKSEKM from the coding sequence ATGGATCCGCTGCACCGCATCTACCAGGCCGCGAAGCGCCTGGACCGCCACATCGTCCTGCCCGAGGGCCGCGACCCCCGCGTCGCCGAGGCCGCCGCCAGGCTGGCGGCCGAGGGTCTGGCGCGGATCACGCTGATGGACGGGCCCGACCTGCCCGGCGTGACCGCCCTGGCCCCGGCCGAGGCCCCGGACCTGCCCCAACTCGCCGAAAAATGGCACCAGATCCGCGCCGCCAAGGGCATGACGGCCGGCCGCGCGCTGGAGGAGATGCGTGACCCGATCCGCCAGGCGGCGATGCGGGTGCGGCTGGGGCAGGCCGACGGCACCGTCGGCGGCGCGGTCGCGACCACCGCCGACACCGTGCGCGCGGCGCTGCAGGTGATCGGCAAGGCACCGAAGGCCGGCATCGTGTCGAGCTTCTTTCTGATGCTGCCGGGGCGCGAGGATGCGCCGGTGCGGGACGGGCTGATCTTTTCCGACTGCGGGCTGGTGATCCAGCCCGACGCGGCCGAGCTCTCCGCCATCGCGCTTTCGGCGGCCGAGAGCTGCCGGCGGATCCTGGGCGAGGTGCCGCGGGTGGCGCTGCTCAGCTTCTCGACCGCCGGTTCCGCCGACCATCCGAGCCTCGGGCGGATCCGCGAGGCGGTGTCGCTGATCCGGGCGGCGGCGCCGGATCTCGAGGTGGACGGCGAGATGCAGTTCGACGCGGCGCTGGACCTGGAGATCCGGGCGAAGAAGGCGCCGGCGAGCCCGCTGACGGGCCGGGCGAACGTCTATGTCTTCCCCGACCTGGCCGCGGGCAACATCGGCTACAAGATCGCGCAGCGCCTGGGCGGCTGGAAGGCCATCGGCCCGATCCTGCAGGGCCTCGCCAAACCCGCCAACGACCTCTCACGAGGATGCTCCGTCCAGGACATCGTCGACGCCGCAGCAATAACCGCAATCCAGGCCAAATCAGAAAAAATGTAG